tttttttgttttgaggaAACACGCTGTGttgtaacaaacaaaaaaaaaaaaaaaacttaatattttctgttgtttgtttaCTTATGCTGGTTCAACAAGCAGACTCTGACCTGAATAAGGTACATAAAGTAGGTGATGAGCTGACGTAAACTCTGTGTGAGAGTTTTGCCGTGTCCTTTCCTCTGTCGATGTGGATGGTGGGCAGCTGCCTCACACAGAGAACACTGCAGGTTGTGATTTTCTGTCAAACTTTCTTACAGGCACCACGGTCAGCCCAACACGAATTACCCCAAGTCACAACTGGGAGTTTTTGGTTGCTGTTCTGGCCTCAGCCATCTCCGTCTCCATTCTCCTCGCCGTCTTCGCCAAATGTCAGGTGATCCGACGTTACTTGGCCAGCTACAGGCACACACGCCTGAGGGAGCCTGACGGCGTCAGCCATTCTGATTCTTCAGGTtggtttttaaaacacagatctGACAAAAAAACGATGATGGTCTTGACATGAGGCATGGTTTTATGTAGTAATTTAATCTGTATGCAGTTTGAAGGCTTGTATTTTAATGTAGAGGCGAACaatgcaattatttttaattcatgtAAAATGCTTTTATATCCATAAATATAGCTCCTAGGTACAGTATATCACATTTTACCTGAAGTGAAAAGTCAATTAGCATTGAAACTACAGCAATGTTTAGCACAAAGAATACggcacatttaaaatataaaaactaaatgacTGTTTCAAGCTGTGTGGTAACCAGTTTTGAACGTTTTCAGAACTCACTGATGAGATGTATGTTAAAACTTAACAGCTCTGAACCTAATGACTCCTCTGGGATGCTTCATtgctgaaaatgtgcaaaaaagaGGTGACTGCATTAAAACGTGTACATCATTTACATAATTCTTCCAAGCTATCTTTGATCATTTCAAAAAGCACAAGTGACCTTAAAAACATCGCTGACATGTTAGGCTGAAGAAGGTTTCCAGTTACATCATGATAAATTAGGTTATCATTGTAGCAATAATTAATTTCagtaaatcaaatttaaactttaaaactcatgtcattttaaaaatttattaCAGAGTGATACATTCCAAGCTTTCATTTCTATTAATTGTGATGATCATGGCTTAAAGCTGGAAAGTCAacgttttaaaacaaagttaaaccaataatgaaaacaaagtcagaaaactatgagaataaagtaatatgtttgtaaaaaacTCACGaaaatgcacattaaaatgaggaatgaGAAGCATCTTAtaaagttatactttgatatgggtttcaaaataaaaaggaaatgtcaAATATTTTCAGCACATCATTATCAAATCATCTAGAGACCGCCTGGGGGGTCCTGACCCCCACTTTGCAAAACCCCTGcccaaagggatgggttaaatgcagagggcaaatttcattggaatgcatGTTTCCAGGACAATAAAGACGATGAATATAGTTTATCACAATGCCCCTCAGATGTAGTAGACTAACTGTGTGTCTTTCATACGGAGGATCCAGGTTTCAATCTTGGTTGCATCAAAAAGGGCATCTGGTGCAAAAACTGTCCCGTCTGTGTGCAAGCTGTGGTGACCCCCGCACAGGAAAGCAGCCGAACAGACtcacattctaatttattgagatgcaccaaACGGTTACATGTTATTTTATCACACAAGTAGTCTTTACTCAGGCAGATTTTATATTCTACCGTGGCACTGACTGCGTTTATCAATGTTTCTGTTACGAGTAATACAGGAGAAgccgatattcagccagacaacgGAGTTACATTGTAAAAAAGTTTATTGCAAAGATAAGCAGTGGTGGACAAAgcaggcaggtgaacaggtgagcagagtgaacTCCAATTAGTGCGGCAGGTGGATCTGTTCAAGAGCAGAGTGGTGACTGGAAGGAGACTGAGATTAATGAGAGAAACAGAAGGGAAGAAATAATAATGATCAGATTAAGAGTGGGTCATACCCATTTAAATGacaatttatatttaatagggaggaaaaataatgataaatgtaAAGTATGTGGAAAGAAAGGAAATGTGGAACATGTATCGATGAACTGTAAAACATATGAACCTGAAAGGGAGAAATTGAGCAGAATGGTTGGAAGGACAGGTCAAGAATGGAGTCCTAAAGGAATATTGGGAAATGAAGGAAACATAATGGATATTTACAGATCaaggaaagcattatttatttatcttcagaATGCAAAATTAGAAAATAGAATTTGATAGCTGTAAAGTAATTCTGCTACACACTTGTGtgcagtaggtggcggtatgcaccttgaAGTTGCTTGTGATACGccataatagaaaagaagaagaagaagaagaaggagactGAAACGCTTGGATGacggctgagaggtgacagggcTGACACtagaaaaagtctggaaaattccaaaacgaacaaacaaaaacctaaaccatgacagttccATGCCATACCACTTCCCAATTTGTGATTCTGCTTCCTCAAAATATTCTAAAATGCAGGCAACGATGAGAGCATTGACATGACCACGTTAGCAGTGGCGgctctagaccaaatttaccaggggggccaggctggggccagtgtttttttcacgagggcaaagaacaaaatatataaaacaggcCAAAATGTAATCATGTAATATAATAAGCGGGCCACTGAGCCAATAatccacttgtggctctggaactgcaggttgcataCCCCTGAAAGCTGAGATCCTGTGTTAATACTGCTGAAGCTGAAAGtggaaaaattattaaaataaaaatgtcaaggtCAACCAGTTATTGTTCCTGTTCCAGCACATATAAGAAATTGACTGAGTACTGATTCAGTaatatgtctttagtacaggggccctGACCAGTTTtgcaggggcactggcccctgttggcccctgtctagaaccgcccatgCACGTTAGCTTGGAAGACATCTCACTGCAGTGCAAAGGAAGGACACGCAGAAAAGAATCTGTTCTGTTTGTTAAAAACCGAGAGCATGACTCTGGCAATACTTACAGCTTTATCTTTCCACATTCATCCGATTTACTCGTATACCTGTGTGTGTAATTAGTGTATCCGGACGGTAAACCGATATCCTGCCGTTTTTCTTGCCAAAAGCTCACTGCATGCAACGATTTTTCTATTAATTTAAAACCTTCAAACACGCTGTGAGAAACAGCTCCACTTTTATCAGATtcgaaacaaataaaaaaattggattgggttgaacaaaaatacattccaatgaaattatTGATGACGTTGATTTAAATGTGTGTCCAAACTATGGTGCTTACGGGAAGAAGTTCTGTTCTGTCAGTACTGCAAACAGTTCATTGGTTCAAAACTTAAAACTATTTAGAGCTAAAATCCACTTCTTGCACCAAAGAAGAAGAATCTTCAGGATTACCAGGAAGACGAGTCAGTTTAAAGTTTATGtcatgcgttttttttttttactgaatagCTGATGATCCTGTCGGCCAGTATGACTTACTGAGCTCTTCTTTTTCAACTAATAGCTGCTTGTTTTATTCCTGTCCGCAGGCCTGGAGGTGGAGTTTGATATGGGCAGGGGGCGAATGGACCCTCGCTGCCTCCCTCACGTGAGCGAGGAGGATGACGACGGCTTTATCGAAGACAACTACATCCCGGCCAGCGAGCGAGCCCGAGCTGAGAGAGCAGCCGAGGAGATGGAGGAAGACACGGAGGAAGAGCTGGAAGAGATTGAATTTAGCATCACTTAAAGTATGTGGGACACATGCGGTCTGTCGGGGGAGCCGGGAACCTCCCAGCATCCATTTCTACTCCATTTCTTTCTATCATTTGTCTTTCTAGGTGGTTAAAATCGATGCTTTTCAACGTAGATCTATACTGTGTTAAACTGCATTACATGAAAATCAATTATCACACCTTCCTTATGGTTTGGAAGTTCTGAATCTGGGCTCTGAGGGCCCATTACATTTTTATAGCTGACAGTTTTAAAGAGCGCTGTTTCATGTAAAAGTCAGAATCAGCACCAACCTCAATGTTAAAACCCATTATGGCTGCtctacacataaaaaaaaccatTTGATTTACCAATTGTATGcactttttactgtttattttctcACTAAAGCTGCAGCACATGCAGGACTGTGCATTGTACATTTGTGATCTATTTTTGTATCTGAATAAATTGAAAGCATTCAAATACAATGTGTTTAGTTTGTATAGCTAATAGTACAAATCCTGGCCCCTTTAAAACCAATAACTAGATAATTCTTTTTCTGATATTTACATGTGGGATGTACCTGATTCCTAAGTCCAGAGTAGGAGGGAAAACAGCAAAACTGTTGTGAGATTTTACTTTATATATCTCTAAAATCAGGAAAATGAGCCCACATTAGCCTCTTCATGAATAATTCAGTTTACCGTATATATGTTTTACTGAAAATGTCTTAGAGGGTTCATGCTTTGTGTGCTACAGTGGCACTAAAGAAATATTCACACATGAACTTTTTTGACTCAGTCACCGTGTTTCATTTCTGCTACTGTGGAACCGCTATGCCATTACCTCCCCACAACCACAAATTATCCTTTGTGTCTCAGATTGTGCTGTTGATGTTGTTATTAATTGTTTGATAGCCAGTTTTCCATCTACATCTGTAATATCCATTGTCTCTTTGGCGTAGCAACTCATAACTTGTGGTTTCTGTTATGGACACAATCAATTTTGAATTGAAGTATAGTGTATATAAATGTGCtagaattatttatattttttgcttttgaaaaAGGTACCTATTGTTGTATTTCTATTGCATACCAAAGCAACTACCTGTTGGAAGGTTTCAGAAATGCCCAAGAAAAGGTAATAGATAATTAAGTCATAAAGTGATTTCTCCTTTTGAAGATTTCTTCCATTTCAGCTTTTTGGTCACATTTACATGTTTAggatcatcaaacaaatattCATATATAATAAGGATAACATAAATtgaagaaaaaggttttaatgatTGTTTCATTAAGGGTAAAAGATGTAGCCAATGTAAGAGTTTATATCAGTAATTATCCCCTTGATGTAAAAACTGCTTGCAGCACCCTCAGAAGCATCAGAATGGATGTCACGTGTATTTTATCAGACAATGAGTCTGACATTGCTGTAAGGGCATTTTGGCCAACTCTTCTTTTATCTAGCCCCATTAGAGGGTTTGTACGGATCAACATCCTGCTTAAGGCCACACCTAAGCATCTCTATTGGATatgagtccagactttgacttgACCATTCCAAACACTGAGAGGTGGGCTAGCTTGTGTGCTTCGCATCATCGTCTTAGTGCGTAAACCAAGTGCCCTTCAGCGTAAGGTCACCAACTGGTGGTTCCCTAAAGATTTTTTGGCAGCAGAATGTATCATTGCATTCATTACAGAGCAGTGTttaggtcctgaagcagcagcgCAGGCAGAATCTTTCATGCTACTGTAACCATCTCTGACTGTCGGTGTGATCTTTTTCCAAAATGCTTTGTTAGGTTTGTGCTAGATGTAACGACACACCTTCCAAgaagttccacttttgtctcgtCGCCACACAGAATGTTCTTTCATAAGTCTTGGGGATCAtaaagatccatccatccacccatccattttccaaaccgctttatccctcatggggtcgcgggggttgctggtgcctatctccagcgttcactgggcgagaggcggggtacaccctggacaggtcgccagtctgttgcagggcaacacagagagacaaacaggacaaacaaccattcacacacacactcacacctaaggacaatttggagaagccaattaacctaacagtcatgtttttggactgtgggaggaagctggagtacccggagagaacccacgcatgcacagggagaacatgcaaactccatgcagaaagacccaggggtgtggATCATAAagatgctttatttatttatttgccaaaGGAAGGATGTTTCTGTGTGTTCTCCTGTGTTATTGGCCTTAGGACCATGAACGCATTGTTTGCTCAGCCTCTTTCTAATTGTTAAATCATGGATGTGGTAATTTTGGTAAAGCAGGCCCTCCTGGCATGGTTCACCACTGTTTTCTCCAATGGTGGATGATGGCTCTCAAAGTCAGTTTGCTGGAGTGGACTCCTAAGGCATTAGAAGAGACTTTGTAACACTTTGTTCATCTGTTATCAATTTTCTTTAGATAAGGGAATATTGGAGTCATTAATTCTACACTAATCAAGTCCAAGCGTGGCTGGTGAAATCAAACATAAACATTTTCAGCAATAATGTAAAACAGTCACTTAAGGGGTTCtgacatttattttcctcataACTGAAATGATCACTGGATCATCACATTTTGCCTCAACACAAGCAAACTGTGTCTGATGTTGATTATGATAATATATCCCAAAGTGCTAcaagaataaatatatataaaatagcaAACTAAAAATTCAGTGATCAGCAGGAAAAGCTTTATAAAGGAAcatttttgagctttttttaaagcagcaagCGTCTGTGGAGCTCCCAGGTGCCCATTGTCCCTAACAAAGCATGAGGAAGTTGGTATTATTTGTGTGGAGTCGGGTGTCAGGGGTCCTTTAAGTATCTGAGAGCATCGAGTACGCTGGAAGGGTAGCCACTGAAGTTTAAGGAGAAGTGGGGTGACCGGATGCAGCCTGCAAACGTTCATAAGGAGCACAGTTCTGGGTTTATTGCAGCCTCTGGATGTTCTCTGCAGGAATCCCTGTAAGCACGGCATTCCAGTAATCAAGCTTGGAAGAGAGAAAGGCACAAACCGCTTTTTCAACATTGTTGGGTTGAGAGACAAGCAGAGTTTGGGGATGTTTCTAAGGTGGAAGAAACAGGTTTTAAACAGATGCTTCTTAAAGGAGAGATGAGAGGCCAGTCACAGTTCTGGAGGGGTAAGACGACCGGATCTGATGAGCGGGGCCAACCAGTGCGGCTTCAGTTCTGGTGCTGTTGAACTGGGGGAAGTTGTGACTCATCCAAGCAGGCGTTGTGGGTGAGAGCGTTAAACTCTGTTTGACGATCTGAGACATTTAAGTgtgataaaaagcaaaaactagtGGAACTTTTCAAGGGGAAATACTTTGTCACGTCACACTTTCTCCTTCTACCAGCTATGTTGCCATACGGGTCAAAAACGGAAAGGCCTGGGACTTCttttatttgtcaaattaaCATGAGATTTTTAATTCCTACAGACAAATTTCACCCAGTTGCCTTAAACTGTTGATCAATCTGACAACAAAAGAtctcatattttaatttattttatgtaaagagATTCAGAAATTTGGAACAAAGGTCCATCAAAAGGTTATAGTTTTCTTTAAAGAGCAATTATCAGCATAGGAGCCATACACTAAATTAAGTTAATTTGTTAGATGTGTGTTTGTTCAGGTTTATAAATGTTATAGTTCTATCATTGTTTATTTATCAATATGTGGGTCAACTAAATATGGGTGGAGattattttattgctttgtttttttttttttttgaccgcCTTGTATGGATATCAGTGTGATTATTTTTTGCTAAGTTTATATTGGATACATCATTCTAAGTTGTTCATTTTCCTTAATAAAGTTATAAAAAGGCACCTTTTTTTATCTCAGTGAATCTTTTTAACCAGCGCATCATAAAAGGAACGACCCAACCATAGCCTCTCAGCCCCCTTTTGGTTTGTCTGCTGAAGTCGCTGCAGCAACAAGGTATGCAACTCTTATTTCTCACACTGTTTAGAGCACTGCAACACCCAAACATACTAGTAATTTTATAGAACGCAGCAGTTTAACAATATACAGCTTGCCATGGAAGTCAATGTGTTTTTGGTTGCATTCGGGGAGGTGACACCACTGACCATGGTGTCTAGTCTAATTAAAATTTCAAGGGGCATCTCATTGTATTGAAGATGCATCTAGTGTCTCTCGTCTTTctgttgacaaaaaaataaaaaaaataaaaccccacAGTGTCTCTGCTACAGCATTTTTGGCAAGTTTGCTGGCCTATCAAGCACATTAACAGCATGGTCACTAAACCAGGTACAGGTACTTTAAACAGTCCATGTGAGCAGGTGCTGAGTCGCAGGAATTTTAGGCCCCTGGCAAATAAACCACAATCATATAAAGCTTAGAATATAACTAAAATGTCATTGTTTGGAATGatcctaaccccccccccccccccccaatagtCTATCTgcacgagcctgttctaaaaggACGCCAAATCCACCAGTGAACTGcatctaaaaccttttttttttattccaatagTATTCTcatttaatcacacttgcatttatgtagatttaaaaacaacaatatctataacaaagcatgaacatttatttattttacataaagttaaggtgaacccTGACTCTTCTAGTTAAAACGTCAactactggtagcccttcgtataagacaacacaaataaagtagctctcagtttcaaaaaggttggtgacagCTGGTCTATCCAATAGTATAGACTACCTGTGCTAGTCTATTCGACCTCTCCAAACGTTTGAATGGGTGCAGGGCTGTAGTCATCCAGTGGGCCGTGCATCATTATTCACCaccatttttccttccactcaattttccaaTGTGACCCTTTGCTGAAACAGCGAACAATCTCCTGTGCCAAAATGTGGCCATAACCTAACATGTCTGTATTAAAAAcacctttcattttttttttccaaaaaattttacttttagtttttgttagCCGTGAAATATAATACTAAAAGTTAAAGgataaaaaaggtttaaacagATGAATCCATCTAGTATATTTctcacttttttaaatttataccgGAAATACATTTTCGGTcatattcaatttttttttaaatccgtcTGTAAATTTGATTAAGATTTTATCATTGATCGTGTACAAACAGATGCTTTTAAATTTTGAACACAAGTTTCGGTTTAACAGGTGAAATTAGTATAAATTCACTGACCTTAACCTGTGGACATAATCACAAAGTGAAATCTTAACACAAATCAAAATGTAACTGCGGCACTTTAGCGTACAGATCCAGACAGTAGCTTTATTTTATCAGAGGAGGGAGTATTTGGATTGTTCGCCTCAGCAACTCGAGCCACAACACTCACCTTCTCCTTTCAACTTGGCGACACTGGC
The Fundulus heteroclitus isolate FHET01 chromosome 9, MU-UCD_Fhet_4.1, whole genome shotgun sequence genome window above contains:
- the c9h1orf210 gene encoding type III endosome membrane protein TEMP, whose product is MASVNETSIPPLTTNGTTVSPTRITPSHNWEFLVAVLASAISVSILLAVFAKCQVIRRYLASYRHTRLREPDGVSHSDSSGLEVEFDMGRGRMDPRCLPHVSEEDDDGFIEDNYIPASERARAERAAEEMEEDTEEELEEIEFSIT